In one Streptomyces venezuelae genomic region, the following are encoded:
- a CDS encoding PTS transporter subunit EIIC encodes MSSTAAAAPQKKWWNGLFQGLQKMGRSLQLPIAVLPAAGILNRLGQPDVFGDDGLGWTNVAKVFAAAGGSLLDSSLGLPLLFCIGVAIGMAKKSDGSTALAAVTGFLVYFAVLRAFPDDCPKDTTFGGAGMWSGVCVAEDGTVAQAAYQNPGVFGGIVMGLLAAWFWQRYHRVKLVDWLGFFNGRRLVPIIMAFVGLVFAGICVWIWPPIGDALTSFSKWLVDLDWLGSGIFGVANRALLTVGLHQFLNTFVWFQFGDFTKPDGTVVHGDINRFLAGDPTAGQFTSGFFPIMMFALPAAALAITHCARPERRKVVGGLMLSVGLTSFVTGITEPIEYSFLFIAPLLYAIHAVLTGVSMAVTWALGVKDGFSFSAGLIDYVINWGLATKPWLIIPIGLCFAVVYYALFRFVIVKFDLHTPGREPEEEAEAQDREQTKA; translated from the coding sequence ATGAGTTCCACTGCCGCAGCGGCGCCACAGAAGAAGTGGTGGAACGGCCTGTTCCAGGGCCTGCAGAAGATGGGCCGCAGCCTTCAGCTGCCCATCGCGGTCCTGCCGGCCGCCGGCATCCTGAACCGGCTCGGGCAGCCCGACGTCTTCGGCGACGACGGTCTGGGCTGGACGAACGTCGCCAAGGTCTTCGCGGCGGCGGGCGGTTCGCTGCTCGACTCGTCGCTCGGCCTGCCGCTGCTGTTCTGCATCGGTGTCGCGATCGGCATGGCGAAGAAGTCGGACGGTTCCACGGCGCTCGCGGCGGTCACCGGCTTCCTCGTGTACTTCGCGGTGCTGCGCGCGTTCCCCGACGACTGCCCGAAGGACACCACCTTCGGCGGGGCGGGCATGTGGAGCGGGGTGTGCGTGGCGGAGGACGGGACGGTCGCGCAGGCCGCGTACCAGAATCCGGGGGTGTTCGGCGGCATCGTGATGGGGCTGCTCGCCGCCTGGTTCTGGCAGCGCTACCACCGCGTGAAGCTGGTCGACTGGCTCGGCTTCTTCAACGGCCGCCGTCTCGTGCCGATCATCATGGCGTTCGTGGGTCTGGTCTTCGCCGGCATCTGCGTCTGGATCTGGCCGCCCATCGGTGACGCGCTGACGAGCTTCTCCAAGTGGCTGGTGGATCTGGACTGGCTGGGCTCGGGCATCTTCGGTGTCGCCAACCGCGCGCTGCTCACGGTGGGCCTGCACCAGTTCCTGAACACCTTCGTGTGGTTCCAGTTCGGCGACTTCACGAAGCCGGACGGCACGGTCGTGCACGGTGACATCAACCGGTTCCTGGCGGGCGACCCGACGGCGGGCCAGTTCACCTCGGGTTTCTTCCCGATCATGATGTTCGCGCTGCCCGCCGCGGCTCTCGCGATCACGCACTGCGCGCGGCCGGAGCGCCGCAAGGTGGTCGGCGGTCTGATGCTCTCGGTGGGTCTGACGTCGTTCGTCACGGGCATCACCGAGCCGATCGAGTACTCGTTCCTCTTCATCGCGCCGCTGCTGTACGCGATCCACGCGGTGCTCACGGGTGTGTCGATGGCGGTGACGTGGGCGCTGGGGGTGAAGGACGGCTTCAGCTTCTCCGCGGGGCTGATCGACTACGTCATCAACTGGGGTCTCGCGACCAAGCCATGGCTGATCATTCCGATCGGTCTGTGCTTCGCCGTCGTGTACTACGCGCTGTTCCGCTTCGTCATCGTCAAGTTCGATCTGCACACTCCGGGACGTGAACCGGAGGAGGAGGCGGAGGCGCAGGACCGGGAGCAGACGAAGGCGTGA
- a CDS encoding glucose PTS transporter subunit EIIB, translated as MVQPCVTVAKRSPGREKHREKHMASKAEKIVAGLGGIDNIEEVEGCITRLRTEVKDPDLVDDAALKAAGAHGVVKMGTAIQVVIGTDADPIAADIEDMM; from the coding sequence ATGGTCCAACCGTGCGTTACCGTGGCAAAGCGGTCCCCCGGCCGCGAGAAACACAGGGAGAAACACATGGCCAGCAAGGCTGAGAAGATCGTTGCCGGGCTCGGCGGCATCGACAACATCGAAGAGGTCGAGGGCTGCATCACGCGTCTGCGCACCGAGGTCAAGGACCCCGACCTCGTGGACGACGCCGCCCTGAAGGCCGCCGGCGCCCACGGCGTCGTCAAGATGGGCACCGCGATCCAGGTCGTCATCGGCACCGACGCGGACCCCATCGCCGCGGACATCGAAGACATGATGTGA
- the rph gene encoding ribonuclease PH: MSRIDGRTPEQLRPITIERGWSKHAEGSVLISFGDTKVFCTASVTEGVPRWRKGSGEGWVTAEYSMLPRSTNTRGDRESVRGKIGGRTHEISRLIGRSLRAVIDYKALGENTIVLDCDVLQADGGTRTAAITGAYVALADAVAWAQGKKLIKAGRKPLTDTVSAVSVGIVGGVPLLDLRYEEDVKADTDMNVVCTGDGRFVEVQGTAEAEPFDRKELNALLDLAVGGCEELAAYQRAALEATR, from the coding sequence ATGTCTCGAATCGACGGCCGCACCCCCGAACAGCTCCGCCCCATCACCATCGAACGCGGCTGGAGCAAGCACGCCGAAGGCTCCGTCCTCATCTCCTTCGGCGACACCAAGGTCTTCTGCACCGCCTCCGTCACCGAAGGCGTCCCGCGCTGGCGCAAGGGCAGCGGCGAAGGCTGGGTCACCGCCGAGTACTCCATGCTGCCCCGCTCCACCAACACCCGCGGCGACCGCGAATCCGTCCGCGGCAAGATCGGCGGCCGCACCCACGAGATCAGCCGCCTCATCGGCCGCTCGCTGCGCGCCGTCATCGACTACAAGGCCCTCGGCGAGAACACGATCGTCCTCGACTGCGACGTCCTCCAGGCCGACGGCGGCACCCGCACCGCCGCCATCACCGGGGCGTACGTCGCACTCGCCGACGCCGTCGCCTGGGCCCAGGGCAAGAAGCTCATCAAGGCGGGCCGCAAGCCCCTCACCGACACGGTCTCCGCCGTCTCCGTCGGCATCGTCGGCGGCGTACCCCTCCTCGACCTTCGCTACGAGGAGGACGTGAAGGCCGACACCGACATGAACGTCGTCTGCACCGGCGACGGCCGCTTCGTCGAGGTCCAGGGCACCGCCGAGGCCGAGCCCTTCGACCGCAAGGAGCTCAACGCGCTCCTCGACCTCGCCGTGGGCGGCTGCGAGGAGCTGGCGGCGTACCAGCGCGCGGCACTGGAAGCCACGCGCTAG
- the rdgB gene encoding RdgB/HAM1 family non-canonical purine NTP pyrophosphatase: protein MTRLILATRNAGKITELRAILADAGLTHDLVGADAYPEIPDVKETGVTFAENALLKAHALAQATGLPAVADDSGLCVDVLNGAPGIFSARWSGRHGDDEANLNLLLAQLSDIAPEHRAAHFACAAALALPDGTERVVEGRLLGTLRTAPAGTGGFGYDPILQPEGETRTCAELTATEKNAISHRGVAFRGLVPVVRELLG from the coding sequence ATGACCCGCCTCATCCTCGCCACCCGCAACGCAGGCAAGATCACCGAACTCAGGGCGATCCTCGCCGACGCAGGCCTCACGCACGACCTCGTCGGCGCGGACGCGTACCCCGAGATCCCCGACGTCAAGGAAACGGGCGTCACTTTCGCGGAGAACGCCCTCCTCAAGGCCCACGCCCTCGCCCAGGCCACGGGCCTGCCCGCCGTCGCGGACGACTCGGGCCTGTGCGTCGATGTCCTGAACGGCGCCCCCGGCATCTTCTCCGCCCGCTGGTCAGGCCGCCACGGCGACGACGAGGCGAACCTGAACCTGCTCCTGGCCCAGCTCTCCGACATCGCCCCGGAACACCGCGCGGCCCACTTCGCCTGCGCGGCGGCCCTGGCCCTCCCCGACGGCACGGAACGCGTGGTCGAGGGCCGCCTGCTCGGCACCCTCCGCACGGCTCCGGCCGGCACGGGCGGCTTCGGCTACGACCCGATCCTCCAGCCAGAGGGTGAGACGCGCACGTGCGCGGAACTGACGGCAACGGAGAAGAACGCGATCAGCCATCGGGGGGTGGCGTTTCGGGGGTTGGTGCCGGTGGTGCGGGAGTTGTTGGGCTGA
- a CDS encoding HNH endonuclease signature motif containing protein, translating to MSRVKYPFQTLARMAPSCTSLVDLMRRLGAPMGAGPRRYLRWRLQHYGIDTAHFRDEPLPERPARSYSKEILADAAARSRSIREMFLHMGIPPEDGPYGHVKKKLEKFGIDTGHFLQRSEKGAAALFPREDLARAVAESRGLAGVMRALGCSPAGGAGRTKALRSIEAYGLSTTHFVGQGHNVGRPGANRRSAEEILVRLDPPAGRTSTALLRRALDEVGTPRVCGACGLGEVWRDRPLVLEIDHIDGDRLDNRRENLRYLCPSCHSQTRTFSNRRRPAQ from the coding sequence GTGAGCAGGGTCAAGTATCCCTTCCAGACGCTGGCCCGCATGGCGCCCTCGTGCACCAGTCTGGTGGACCTGATGCGTCGGCTGGGGGCTCCGATGGGGGCAGGTCCGCGCAGGTACCTGCGGTGGCGCCTGCAGCACTACGGAATCGACACCGCGCACTTCCGCGACGAGCCTCTGCCCGAACGGCCTGCTCGCTCCTACTCCAAAGAGATCTTGGCGGACGCCGCTGCGCGCTCCCGCAGCATTCGGGAGATGTTCCTGCACATGGGCATCCCCCCGGAGGACGGCCCGTACGGGCACGTCAAGAAGAAGCTGGAGAAGTTCGGGATCGACACCGGCCACTTCCTCCAGCGCTCCGAGAAGGGCGCTGCCGCGCTCTTTCCTCGCGAGGATCTCGCACGGGCCGTCGCCGAATCTCGTGGGCTGGCCGGTGTCATGCGGGCCCTGGGCTGTTCTCCGGCGGGAGGCGCCGGCCGCACGAAAGCGCTGCGCAGCATCGAGGCCTACGGGCTGTCGACCACCCACTTCGTCGGACAGGGGCACAACGTCGGTCGGCCCGGGGCCAATCGGAGGAGCGCCGAGGAGATCCTAGTCCGGCTCGACCCGCCCGCGGGGCGGACCAGCACCGCGCTCCTGCGGCGTGCCCTCGACGAAGTCGGGACGCCTCGTGTGTGCGGGGCGTGCGGGCTGGGCGAGGTCTGGCGGGACAGGCCTCTCGTGCTGGAGATCGACCACATCGACGGCGATCGTCTGGACAACCGCCGGGAGAACCTCAGATACCTGTGTCCTTCCTGCCACAGCCAGACCAGGACCTTCTCGAACCGTCGACGCCCGGCACAGTAG
- a CDS encoding HNH endonuclease codes for MTVRYTRELLEEAARETATWDEAVRWCGGEPTTGSRHYLRRKMTEEGIDTSHFPQQWVRHTEERLREAVAQSTSMKEVVCRLGISNVGGNHAHISRRVTRLGIDTSHFTTRRGRPKGALGPVLALRSPDDGRIPGTRLRRALLGTGVTEECAECGVGTEWNDLPLRLEVDHVNGDWWDNRPANLRLLCPNCHAVTDTYRGRRRRIT; via the coding sequence ATGACGGTTCGGTACACCCGTGAGCTGCTGGAGGAGGCAGCGCGGGAGACGGCTACGTGGGATGAAGCGGTGCGGTGGTGCGGCGGGGAACCCACCACCGGAAGCAGGCACTACCTGCGCCGGAAGATGACCGAGGAGGGCATCGACACCTCGCACTTCCCGCAGCAGTGGGTCCGCCACACCGAAGAGAGGCTCCGGGAGGCCGTGGCGCAGTCCACCTCCATGAAGGAAGTGGTGTGCCGCCTGGGGATCAGCAACGTCGGCGGCAACCACGCGCACATCAGCCGCCGGGTCACCCGTCTCGGCATCGACACCTCACACTTCACGACTCGTCGGGGCAGACCGAAAGGGGCCTTGGGCCCCGTGCTGGCTCTGAGATCTCCGGACGACGGACGCATCCCCGGCACACGTCTCCGCCGGGCATTGCTGGGTACCGGCGTAACCGAGGAATGCGCCGAGTGCGGGGTCGGTACGGAATGGAACGACCTGCCGCTCCGGCTGGAGGTCGACCACGTCAACGGTGACTGGTGGGACAACCGCCCGGCCAACCTTCGCCTCCTCTGCCCCAACTGCCACGCGGTGACGGACACTTACCGAGGCCGGCGTCGGAGGATCACGTGA
- the proP gene encoding glycine betaine/L-proline transporter ProP: MAAQEELEAEADPEAMKRHRTLFRAVKRRKNPPLRRTDITVTDEAAVKRAVKAASLGNAMEWFDFGIYSYLAVTIGHVFFPSGNDTAQLISSFATFAVSFLVRPIGGMVFGPMGDKVGRKKVLALTMILMAIGTLAIGLIPSYATIGFWAPVLLIFFRLVQGFSTGGEYGGASTFIAEYAPDKRRGFFGSFLEMGTLAGYTGAAGLVLILNASLGSDTMESWGWRIPFLVAGPLGLVGLYLRLKLDETPAFQKMEDASYHSASEGASTVETTAKGDLAKIFRDHWPTLILCIALVGAYNITDYMLLSYMPTYLSDELGYDDSHGLLILIGTMIILMLIITRIGKLSDRFGRKPLLMTGMIGFLVLSIPAFLLIQQGSLVAVSAGMLLLGLSLVCLLGTMSATLPALFPTSVRYGSLSVGYNLSASLFGGTAPLVITSLISVTGTDMIPAYYSMAAALVGVIAVACMKETAQKPLSGSPPSVETKEEAAEMVEAQATPPKF, translated from the coding sequence ATGGCGGCCCAAGAAGAGCTCGAGGCCGAGGCCGACCCGGAGGCGATGAAGCGCCACCGCACCCTGTTCCGCGCGGTGAAACGGCGCAAGAACCCGCCCCTGCGCCGTACCGACATCACGGTGACGGACGAGGCCGCGGTCAAACGGGCCGTCAAAGCGGCCTCGCTCGGCAACGCCATGGAATGGTTCGACTTCGGCATCTACAGCTACCTGGCCGTCACCATCGGCCACGTGTTCTTCCCTTCCGGGAACGACACGGCCCAGCTGATCTCGTCCTTCGCGACCTTCGCGGTCTCGTTCCTGGTGCGCCCCATCGGTGGCATGGTGTTCGGCCCGATGGGCGACAAGGTGGGCCGCAAGAAGGTCCTTGCGCTCACGATGATCCTGATGGCGATCGGCACGCTCGCCATCGGCCTGATCCCGTCCTACGCGACGATCGGCTTCTGGGCGCCCGTCCTGCTGATCTTCTTCCGCCTGGTCCAGGGCTTCTCGACGGGCGGCGAGTACGGCGGCGCGTCCACCTTCATCGCCGAGTACGCGCCGGACAAGCGCCGCGGGTTCTTCGGCAGCTTCCTGGAGATGGGCACGCTGGCCGGCTACACGGGCGCGGCGGGCCTCGTCCTCATCCTCAACGCGTCCCTCGGCTCGGACACGATGGAGTCCTGGGGCTGGCGCATCCCGTTCCTCGTCGCGGGCCCGCTGGGCCTGGTCGGCCTCTACCTGCGGCTGAAGCTCGACGAGACCCCCGCGTTCCAGAAGATGGAGGACGCGTCCTACCACTCGGCGTCCGAGGGAGCGTCCACGGTCGAGACGACGGCCAAGGGCGACCTGGCGAAGATCTTCCGCGACCACTGGCCGACGCTGATCCTCTGCATCGCCCTGGTCGGCGCGTACAACATCACCGACTACATGCTCCTCTCCTACATGCCGACGTACCTCTCGGACGAGCTCGGCTACGACGACTCGCACGGCCTCCTGATCCTCATCGGCACAATGATCATCCTGATGCTGATCATCACCCGGATCGGCAAGCTCTCCGACCGCTTCGGCCGCAAGCCGCTCCTGATGACGGGCATGATCGGCTTCCTGGTCCTCTCCATCCCGGCGTTCCTGCTCATCCAGCAGGGCAGCCTGGTGGCGGTCTCCGCGGGCATGCTCCTGCTCGGCCTCTCCCTGGTCTGCCTCCTCGGCACGATGTCGGCGACCCTGCCCGCCCTCTTCCCCACCTCGGTCCGCTACGGCTCCCTCTCCGTCGGCTACAACCTCTCCGCCTCCCTCTTCGGCGGCACGGCTCCCCTGGTCATCACGTCCCTGATCAGCGTCACGGGCACGGACATGATCCCGGCGTACTACTCGATGGCGGCGGCGCTGGTCGGCGTGATCGCGGTGGCCTGCATGAAGGAAACGGCCCAGAAGCCGCTGTCGGGCTCGCCCCCGTCGGTGGAAACCAAGGAGGAAGCAGCAGAAATGGTCGAGGCCCAGGCCACACCCCCCAAGTTCTGA
- the bcp gene encoding thioredoxin-dependent thiol peroxidase, which produces MSERLQPGDTAPAFTLPDADGKDVSLADHKGRKVIVYFYPAALTPGCTKQACDFTDNLDALAAAGYDVIGVSPDKPEKLAKFREQENLKVTLVGDPSKETLEAYGAFGEKKLYGKTVTGVIRSTVVVDEQGKVEHAFYNVKATGHVAKIIRDLGI; this is translated from the coding sequence ATGAGCGAGCGACTGCAGCCCGGCGACACCGCCCCCGCGTTCACCCTGCCCGACGCCGACGGCAAGGACGTCTCGCTGGCGGACCACAAGGGCCGCAAGGTCATCGTGTACTTCTACCCCGCCGCGCTCACCCCCGGCTGCACCAAGCAGGCCTGCGACTTCACGGACAACCTCGACGCGCTGGCCGCCGCCGGGTACGACGTCATCGGCGTCTCCCCCGACAAGCCGGAGAAGCTCGCGAAGTTCCGCGAGCAGGAGAACCTCAAGGTCACGCTGGTCGGCGACCCCTCCAAGGAGACCCTGGAGGCGTACGGCGCCTTCGGCGAGAAGAAGCTGTACGGCAAGACGGTGACGGGCGTCATCCGCTCGACCGTGGTGGTCGACGAGCAGGGCAAGGTCGAGCACGCGTTCTACAACGTGAAGGCGACGGGTCACGTGGCGAAGATCATCAGGGACCTCGGCATCTGA
- a CDS encoding DUF3618 domain-containing protein, with protein sequence MSDARTPAQIEADIKRRRDQLAETLDEIGVRVHPKTIVGDAKAKVVAGVDNSLGRAYVGANRFVSDVRGQLVTEDGSPRIERIVPVALVAVGLVGLLVVSSRRRGA encoded by the coding sequence GTGTCGGATGCCAGGACCCCTGCGCAGATCGAGGCGGACATCAAGCGCCGGCGCGACCAGCTCGCCGAGACCCTCGACGAGATCGGGGTGCGCGTCCACCCGAAGACGATCGTCGGCGACGCCAAGGCGAAAGTCGTCGCGGGCGTGGACAACTCGCTCGGCCGGGCGTATGTGGGGGCGAATCGCTTCGTCTCCGACGTGCGCGGACAGCTCGTCACGGAGGACGGTTCGCCGCGCATCGAGCGCATCGTGCCGGTTGCCCTGGTGGCCGTGGGCCTCGTCGGGCTCCTCGTGGTGAGCTCGCGGCGCCGCGGCGCCTGA
- a CDS encoding GroES family chaperonin — translation MLHDRVLVRQDTSEGERRSGGGILIPATAAVGKRLAWAEVVAVGQNVRTVEPGDRVLYDPEDRAEVEVRGVAYVLMRERDLHAVAADRFEGSEDSTGLYL, via the coding sequence ATGCTGCACGACCGCGTGCTCGTGCGGCAGGACACCAGCGAGGGTGAGCGGCGCTCCGGCGGCGGCATCCTGATCCCCGCGACCGCTGCCGTGGGCAAGCGGCTCGCCTGGGCCGAGGTGGTCGCGGTCGGGCAGAACGTCCGGACGGTCGAGCCGGGCGACCGGGTCCTCTACGACCCGGAGGACCGTGCCGAGGTCGAGGTGCGCGGCGTGGCCTACGTGCTGATGCGCGAGCGCGATCTGCACGCCGTGGCGGCCGACCGGTTCGAGGGGTCGGAGGACTCGACGGGTCTGTACCTGTAG
- a CDS encoding DMT family transporter — protein sequence MAWVLLIVAGLLEVGWSIGMKYTDGFTRLWPSVFTGVGIVASMMLLSQAAKTLPIGTAYGVWVGIGAAGAAVLGMVILGEPVTAARIFFVCLLLVAVVGLKATSGH from the coding sequence ATGGCCTGGGTTCTGCTGATCGTCGCCGGACTGCTCGAAGTGGGCTGGTCGATCGGGATGAAGTACACGGACGGCTTCACCCGCCTGTGGCCGAGCGTGTTCACGGGCGTCGGCATCGTCGCCAGCATGATGCTGCTCTCGCAGGCCGCCAAGACGCTGCCCATCGGTACGGCCTACGGCGTGTGGGTCGGCATCGGCGCGGCCGGCGCGGCGGTGCTCGGCATGGTGATCCTGGGTGAGCCGGTCACGGCCGCCCGGATCTTCTTCGTCTGTCTGCTGCTGGTGGCCGTGGTCGGCCTGAAGGCGACGTCCGGCCACTAG
- a CDS encoding helix-turn-helix domain-containing protein, protein MSAQDDGDGIDEVAGFAALLTELKERTDRSYGSLARRLGMNTSTLHRYCAGDAVPLDFAPAERFAALCGATSQERLELHRRWLLAVAARRRPRTTEAGEAAGGTTQEAAAAEPSAVASGRTTQGASAAEPSAVASGRTTQGRGELRDKPPLGRRLASADTAAAAAAVDDPDTSAPEAVNEADTSAPEAVNDPDTSAPEAVNAPPPPRPWYRRGRLVAGLAAACAGLVTLGAFSVLPDGRRASADGSGQVAQTAEAAAPERRGDPSGPSGTPTSEPPSGPTAPKRKPSKREQAKEKPGTSRAPGATSAPRHGEKPTGLPLAWSVDSQAWKLGCGHDYVIAKPPSQVPPPPAPQDAAPWAATQKAVHGGETLVRLSVQGRSDTAVVLEALRVRVVGRAAPVKGNAYAMDLGCGGAVTPRYFDVDLDKDRPIARAVPGNDSGTPIPAVRMPYRVSAKDPEVLLITGGTRSCDCRWYLELDWSSQGRTGTVRIDDEGRPFRTSAIKGLNRYMYDTIGRRWYS, encoded by the coding sequence GTGTCGGCACAGGACGACGGCGACGGCATCGACGAGGTGGCCGGGTTCGCGGCGCTGCTGACGGAGCTGAAGGAGCGCACGGACCGGAGCTACGGCTCGCTGGCCCGCCGTCTGGGCATGAACACCTCGACGCTGCACCGCTACTGCGCGGGCGACGCGGTGCCGCTCGACTTCGCCCCCGCGGAACGCTTCGCGGCGCTGTGCGGGGCGACGTCGCAGGAGCGCCTGGAACTCCACCGCCGCTGGCTCCTGGCAGTGGCGGCCCGCCGCCGACCTCGTACGACGGAGGCTGGCGAGGCAGCAGGAGGGACGACCCAGGAGGCGGCCGCGGCGGAGCCGAGTGCGGTGGCCTCAGGCAGGACTACCCAGGGGGCGTCCGCGGCGGAGCCGAGTGCGGTGGCCTCGGGCAGGACTACCCAGGGGCGCGGGGAACTGCGCGACAAGCCCCCACTGGGCCGCAGGCTTGCGAGCGCGGACACCGCCGCGGCGGCGGCAGCCGTGGACGACCCGGACACCTCGGCACCGGAGGCCGTGAACGAGGCGGACACCTCGGCACCGGAGGCCGTGAACGACCCGGACACCTCGGCACCGGAGGCCGTGAACGCCCCACCCCCGCCCCGCCCCTGGTACCGCCGAGGCCGCCTCGTGGCCGGACTGGCCGCCGCGTGTGCCGGACTCGTGACGCTCGGGGCCTTCTCCGTATTGCCCGACGGGCGCCGGGCGTCCGCCGACGGCTCCGGCCAGGTCGCCCAAACCGCGGAGGCCGCCGCGCCGGAGCGGCGCGGCGACCCGTCCGGCCCGAGCGGAACCCCCACCTCCGAGCCGCCCTCCGGCCCCACCGCCCCGAAGAGGAAACCGTCGAAGAGGGAACAGGCGAAGGAGAAGCCGGGAACCTCTCGCGCGCCCGGCGCGACCTCCGCCCCGCGCCACGGCGAGAAGCCCACCGGGCTGCCGCTCGCGTGGTCCGTCGACTCCCAGGCGTGGAAGCTCGGCTGCGGGCACGACTACGTCATCGCCAAGCCGCCGAGCCAGGTCCCCCCTCCTCCCGCCCCGCAGGACGCGGCGCCGTGGGCGGCGACGCAGAAGGCGGTGCACGGCGGCGAGACGCTGGTGCGGCTGTCGGTGCAGGGGCGCAGCGACACGGCCGTCGTGCTGGAGGCGCTGCGCGTGCGCGTGGTCGGCCGTGCCGCGCCGGTGAAGGGCAACGCGTACGCCATGGACCTGGGCTGCGGCGGCGCGGTCACTCCCCGGTACTTCGACGTGGACCTGGACAAGGACCGCCCCATCGCCCGCGCGGTCCCGGGCAACGACTCCGGCACGCCGATCCCGGCCGTGCGGATGCCCTACCGCGTCTCGGCGAAGGACCCCGAGGTGCTGCTGATCACGGGCGGGACCCGGTCGTGCGACTGCCGCTGGTACCTGGAGCTGGACTGGTCCTCGCAGGGCCGCACGGGCACGGTGCGCATCGACGACGAGGGCCGTCCGTTCCGTACCAGCGCCATCAAAGGCTTGAACCGATACATGTACGACACGATCGGGCGCCGCTGGTACAGCTGA